From Sinorhizobium sp. RAC02, a single genomic window includes:
- a CDS encoding class II aldolase/adducin family protein, whose protein sequence is MMEELAARETLVEASRRSVAIGLNSGTVGNFSVRHGAGMLITPTGIVPDVLSPEQIVAMDLAGHWVGDWRPSSEWAIHARLYATTTAGAVVHAHPDHCVALAALRQPIPLFHYMVAGFGGGEIPCADYACFGSEALSETVVAAMGTTYSACLMANHGVVTIGPDITIALARAEKLEMLARQYVLARSVGQPVLLTPEELVDVRARYGTYGQQATR, encoded by the coding sequence ATGATGGAAGAATTGGCAGCAAGAGAGACGCTGGTCGAGGCTAGCCGGCGATCGGTGGCCATCGGCCTCAACAGCGGCACGGTGGGCAACTTCAGCGTCAGGCATGGCGCGGGAATGTTGATCACGCCGACCGGTATTGTGCCGGATGTGCTTTCGCCGGAGCAGATCGTCGCGATGGATCTAGCGGGCCATTGGGTGGGCGACTGGCGCCCGTCTTCGGAATGGGCGATCCACGCGCGGCTCTATGCCACGACGACGGCGGGTGCTGTCGTGCACGCCCATCCCGACCATTGCGTCGCCCTAGCGGCACTGCGCCAGCCCATCCCGCTGTTCCACTACATGGTCGCTGGCTTCGGCGGCGGCGAGATACCGTGTGCCGACTATGCCTGTTTCGGCAGCGAGGCGCTGTCGGAAACCGTGGTCGCCGCCATGGGCACGACCTATTCCGCCTGCCTGATGGCCAATCATGGCGTGGTGACGATCGGACCTGACATTACCATTGCGCTCGCAAGGGCGGAAAAACTGGAAATGCTGGCGCGCCAGTACGTGCTCGCCCGGTCGGTCGGCCAGCCGGTGCTGCTGACGCCGGAAGAGCTGGTGGACGTGCGCGCCCGCTACGGCACCTACGGCCAGCAGGCGACGCGCTGA
- a CDS encoding four-carbon acid sugar kinase family protein → MQRALGIVADDFTGALMVAGYLESAGVHCPVLFDPGADIPSSAVVIAGTRTRTVPVVEALGELARFADAFTRAGCKRLAYKACASFDSTEDGNIGPAADYLADRAGMRPVLMSAGFPRFGATVHQGYMFYRGRLVSDSIKRFDPLTPMSDPDLVRFLGRQTPHRIALLNHATLLKGAEAAIAAIEVFAAEGAGHVLLDTTDDGDVVVSASIAAAMPCVVVASDPLIIAYATRLGLAEQADVVAWPRHVDGPAAVLAGSVGPVVLAQLAAFSEHYPVLKLDLMDPAGEEGLVSRALDWASERIGERPFAISTAAGPQEVAAVQAAFGPVAAARRAERILGAIAKGLRDRGVRRFIVAGGETSGAVVDAVGITSVRALPEGKLGTGFCVSPGPVPLSLYLKPGKLGADDILLRAIEAMDT, encoded by the coding sequence ATGCAGCGAGCTCTTGGAATCGTCGCGGATGACTTTACCGGCGCCTTGATGGTCGCCGGCTATCTCGAAAGCGCGGGTGTACACTGTCCCGTACTGTTCGATCCCGGGGCGGATATCCCGTCCTCTGCCGTGGTGATCGCCGGCACGCGCACGCGCACCGTGCCCGTCGTAGAGGCGCTTGGCGAACTCGCGCGCTTTGCCGACGCCTTCACCCGGGCTGGCTGCAAGCGCCTGGCCTACAAGGCCTGCGCCTCGTTCGATTCGACGGAAGACGGCAATATCGGGCCCGCCGCCGACTATCTTGCCGATCGCGCCGGCATGCGGCCGGTGTTGATGAGCGCGGGTTTTCCGCGCTTCGGCGCGACGGTGCATCAGGGCTACATGTTCTATCGTGGCCGTCTCGTCTCCGATTCGATCAAGCGGTTCGACCCGCTGACGCCCATGTCCGATCCCGATCTCGTCCGCTTCCTGGGTCGTCAGACGCCGCACCGGATCGCCCTCCTCAATCATGCGACCCTCCTGAAAGGGGCGGAAGCGGCCATCGCCGCCATCGAAGTCTTTGCCGCCGAAGGTGCCGGCCATGTGCTGCTTGACACGACGGACGACGGTGACGTCGTGGTGTCCGCGTCCATCGCAGCGGCCATGCCATGCGTCGTCGTCGCGAGCGATCCGCTGATCATCGCCTACGCGACCCGTCTCGGGCTTGCCGAACAGGCGGATGTCGTTGCGTGGCCGCGGCATGTGGATGGTCCCGCGGCGGTTCTCGCCGGCAGCGTCGGCCCGGTCGTGCTGGCGCAGCTCGCCGCCTTTTCGGAACACTATCCCGTGCTGAAGCTGGATCTCATGGACCCGGCGGGGGAGGAGGGGCTGGTTTCCCGCGCCCTCGACTGGGCTAGTGAGCGGATCGGCGAAAGGCCCTTTGCCATTTCGACGGCGGCTGGCCCGCAGGAAGTGGCCGCAGTGCAGGCGGCGTTCGGTCCGGTTGCGGCAGCGCGGCGCGCCGAACGCATCCTTGGCGCTATTGCAAAGGGGCTGCGCGATCGCGGCGTGCGCCGGTTCATCGTCGCCGGCGGCGAGACGTCCGGAGCGGTTGTCGATGCAGTGGGCATCACGTCCGTCCGCGCCCTGCCGGAAGGCAAGCTTGGGACGGGTTTTTGCGTATCGCCCGGGCCGGTTCCGCTGTCGCTGTATCTCAAGCCGGGCAAACTGGGCGCCGACGATATCCTGTTGCGGGCAATCGAAGCGATGGACACTTAG
- a CDS encoding alpha-ketoacid dehydrogenase subunit alpha/beta has translation MARQIPLAPSAPWFRLELEEADWSEEQAQDLAHWYGQMLLIRRFEEKLLDLEKAGLIHGPAHASIGQEAGAVGAMSALGTDDKINGTHRAHHQVLLKLLNPSVPDGFDIRKDTFTPGMDDAIYRFMAEIMGLTPGYCGGRGGSMHMRFAGAGVVGTSAIVGGNPPHAAGYALADKMLGRDHISVAFFGDGAAQNGASYEAMNIAAAQNLPVIFFIENNLYGVATHISDVTRETRLSSRGAMLGIAAIECDGMDVVAVHRAMVEARRIIRETGGPVVVEALCYRHFHQSGSRTGSDFGYRTKEEETAWRERDPIALAEARLTALGLLSAEDLAHIDALVSDRVASAAARLTEPVPGGNALRIPERLWPDPATRDHGILGDLSELSGKRMLDHDDMRPDATEKVKFVTAASETLAAAMARDPRIIVMGEDAHQMRGGVSGFTKGALERWPERVLPMSIAENGFTGVALGAALNGLRPVVEIMFGDFCFTAADQIANGVGKVRHMFGDGFPVPIVLRVRISPHTGYGSQHSGDPSALFGMFPGWRIVTPSNAFDYIGLMNSALACDDPVVVFEHTELYQKEFDVPRDDREFCIPFGSARIVRPGSACTVLATSVMVQNAVKAAEESGIDAEVIDLRNIDHHGIDWTLIGNSIDKTGRVVIAEQTARSLSMGGTWAAEIQERFFDCLDHEILRVTGGLAAPTVSAALNRAALATVADVRDALLRIAE, from the coding sequence ATGGCACGTCAGATACCGCTCGCACCGTCCGCGCCCTGGTTCCGGCTGGAACTGGAGGAAGCGGACTGGAGCGAGGAACAGGCCCAGGACCTCGCCCACTGGTACGGCCAGATGCTGCTCATCCGCCGCTTCGAGGAAAAGCTGCTCGATCTGGAAAAGGCCGGCCTGATCCACGGTCCAGCGCATGCCAGTATCGGCCAGGAAGCGGGTGCCGTCGGCGCCATGTCGGCGCTCGGCACCGACGACAAGATCAACGGCACGCACCGCGCCCACCACCAGGTGCTGCTGAAACTGCTTAATCCTTCGGTCCCGGACGGCTTCGACATCCGCAAGGACACTTTCACGCCGGGCATGGACGATGCGATCTACCGCTTCATGGCGGAGATCATGGGTCTGACGCCGGGTTATTGCGGCGGGCGCGGCGGCTCGATGCACATGCGGTTTGCAGGTGCGGGCGTCGTCGGAACCTCGGCCATCGTCGGCGGCAACCCGCCGCATGCGGCAGGCTATGCGCTCGCCGACAAGATGCTCGGCCGCGACCACATCTCCGTCGCCTTCTTCGGCGATGGCGCAGCCCAGAATGGCGCCAGCTACGAGGCGATGAACATCGCCGCCGCGCAGAACCTGCCGGTGATCTTCTTCATCGAGAACAACCTCTACGGCGTCGCCACCCATATTTCCGACGTGACGCGCGAGACGCGGCTGTCGTCGCGTGGCGCGATGCTCGGCATCGCCGCGATCGAATGCGACGGCATGGACGTCGTCGCCGTTCACCGGGCGATGGTCGAAGCCCGCCGCATCATCCGCGAGACGGGTGGCCCGGTGGTTGTCGAAGCGCTCTGTTACCGCCATTTTCACCAGTCCGGCTCCCGCACTGGCAGCGACTTCGGCTATCGCACGAAGGAAGAAGAGACCGCATGGCGCGAGCGTGACCCGATAGCACTCGCCGAAGCCCGCCTGACGGCGCTCGGCCTCCTCTCCGCCGAGGACCTTGCGCATATCGATGCGCTGGTGAGCGACCGGGTCGCATCCGCCGCCGCACGGCTGACCGAGCCGGTCCCCGGCGGCAATGCGCTCAGGATTCCGGAGCGCCTCTGGCCCGATCCGGCGACGCGCGACCATGGCATTCTTGGAGACCTCTCCGAACTGTCCGGCAAGCGAATGCTCGACCACGATGACATGCGGCCTGATGCCACCGAGAAGGTGAAGTTCGTCACCGCCGCCTCCGAGACGCTGGCGGCCGCGATGGCGCGCGACCCGCGCATCATCGTCATGGGCGAGGACGCCCATCAGATGCGCGGCGGCGTCAGCGGTTTCACCAAAGGCGCGCTGGAGCGCTGGCCCGAGCGCGTCCTGCCGATGTCGATCGCGGAAAACGGCTTTACGGGCGTAGCGCTCGGTGCTGCGCTCAACGGGCTGCGGCCGGTCGTCGAGATCATGTTCGGCGATTTCTGTTTCACCGCCGCCGACCAGATCGCCAATGGCGTCGGCAAGGTGCGCCACATGTTCGGCGACGGTTTTCCCGTGCCGATCGTCCTGCGCGTGCGCATCTCGCCGCACACCGGCTACGGCTCGCAGCACTCCGGTGATCCGTCCGCACTGTTCGGCATGTTCCCCGGCTGGCGCATCGTCACGCCGTCAAACGCCTTCGACTATATCGGCCTGATGAATTCCGCCCTCGCCTGCGACGACCCCGTCGTCGTCTTCGAGCATACCGAACTCTACCAGAAGGAATTCGACGTTCCGCGTGACGACCGGGAGTTCTGCATTCCCTTCGGCTCGGCGCGCATCGTGCGTCCCGGCAGCGCCTGCACGGTGCTCGCGACCTCCGTCATGGTCCAGAACGCGGTCAAGGCGGCCGAGGAGTCGGGGATCGACGCCGAGGTCATCGACCTGCGCAACATCGATCATCATGGCATCGACTGGACGCTGATCGGCAATTCCATCGACAAGACCGGCCGGGTCGTCATCGCCGAGCAGACGGCGCGCAGCCTGTCGATGGGCGGCACCTGGGCCGCCGAGATCCAGGAGCGCTTCTTTGACTGTCTCGATCACGAAATCCTGCGCGTGACCGGAGGGCTTGCCGCCCCCACGGTTTCTGCCGCCCTCAACCGTGCCGCGCTGGCGACGGTTGCCGACGTGCGGGACGCATTGCTCAGAATTGCGGAATAA
- a CDS encoding acyl-CoA dehydrogenase family protein, producing MIRDAEVLNALVEVVRRFVRERLLAAEARVEDENAVPPEIIEDMRGLGLFGMSIPEDFGGLGLTMEEEVLVAFELGYASPAFRSVIGTNNGIGSQGIIVDGTEAQKHYWLPRMATGEVIGSFALTEPDVGSDAGSVKTTARRDGDHYVLNGTKRYITNAPVADVFTVMARTGGPGSTGVSAFLVPKDSPGLSLGPIDKKMGQRGTRTCDVIFDDCRIAADSVIGGTEGLGFKTAMKVLNRGRLHISAVCVGAAERLCDEAVRFARERIQFGKPIAEHQLIQAMLADSSTETFAGRAMVLEAARQFDRGERVVQQAASAKLFCSEMVGRVADRAVQIHGGAGYMQDYAVERFYRDVRLFRLYEGTSQIQQIIIAREMLNA from the coding sequence ATGATCCGGGACGCCGAAGTGCTGAACGCCCTGGTTGAGGTGGTGCGCCGGTTTGTGCGCGAACGCCTCTTGGCGGCGGAAGCGCGTGTCGAAGACGAAAACGCCGTTCCTCCTGAAATCATCGAGGACATGCGTGGGCTCGGCCTCTTCGGCATGTCCATTCCGGAAGATTTTGGCGGGCTTGGCCTGACGATGGAGGAGGAGGTGCTCGTCGCCTTCGAACTCGGTTATGCCTCTCCCGCCTTCCGCTCCGTCATCGGCACCAACAACGGCATCGGCTCGCAGGGCATCATCGTCGACGGCACCGAGGCGCAGAAGCACTACTGGCTGCCGCGCATGGCGACGGGCGAGGTCATTGGTTCCTTCGCGCTGACCGAGCCGGATGTCGGCTCGGACGCCGGTTCCGTGAAAACCACGGCGCGGCGGGACGGCGATCATTACGTGCTCAACGGCACCAAGCGCTACATCACCAACGCCCCGGTGGCCGATGTCTTCACCGTCATGGCGCGCACCGGCGGCCCCGGGTCGACAGGCGTGAGTGCCTTCCTCGTGCCGAAAGACAGTCCGGGCCTCAGCCTTGGCCCGATCGACAAGAAGATGGGGCAGCGCGGCACCCGCACCTGCGACGTCATCTTCGACGATTGCCGGATTGCGGCCGACAGCGTGATCGGCGGCACGGAGGGCCTGGGCTTCAAGACGGCGATGAAGGTGCTCAATCGCGGCCGCCTGCATATCTCGGCGGTTTGCGTGGGGGCTGCGGAGCGACTGTGCGACGAGGCCGTGCGGTTTGCGCGCGAGCGTATCCAGTTCGGCAAACCCATTGCGGAACACCAGCTCATCCAGGCCATGCTTGCCGACAGTTCGACGGAAACCTTTGCCGGGCGCGCCATGGTGCTGGAGGCCGCCCGCCAGTTCGACAGGGGCGAGCGGGTCGTCCAGCAGGCGGCGAGCGCCAAACTGTTCTGTTCGGAAATGGTGGGCCGTGTTGCCGACCGGGCGGTGCAGATCCACGGCGGCGCCGGTTACATGCAGGATTATGCAGTGGAACGCTTCTATCGCGACGTGCGGCTGTTCCGGCTCTACGAGGGTACGTCGCAGATCCAGCAGATCATCATCGCACGCGAAATGCTCAACGCCTGA
- a CDS encoding aminotransferase class III-fold pyridoxal phosphate-dependent enzyme translates to MTARLLNSRDAELLERAQRVVPNGVWGHMATRAIAPGYPQFFSRSQGCRAWDADGNEYIDFMCAWGPNVLGYRHPEVEAAALARIDQGDIGNGPTDTMVELAELLVDTLDHADWTLFQKNGTDATTVCVTVARASTGRRKILVARGAYHGAVPWCSPSLIGVTTEDRAHLILFDYNNIESLDAAVDAAGDDLAGILLTAFQHDVGKDQHLPEADFLAHARTVCDRTGAALILDDVRAGFRLDVRGSWARYGVKPDLAAYSKSIANGWPLAAVAGADRFREGAGKIFTTGSFWYGSAAMAAAVATIRILRDSDALAHTEAMGNRFRDGLATISARHGFTLRQTGPVQMPMVLFDGDQDFRIGSAFCVAGLRHGIYLHPKHNMFLCAAHTAEDIDRALDAADGAFADIVSAGILAA, encoded by the coding sequence ATGACAGCGAGACTGCTCAACAGCCGCGACGCGGAACTCCTGGAACGCGCCCAGCGCGTCGTGCCGAACGGCGTCTGGGGACATATGGCGACCCGTGCGATCGCGCCGGGCTATCCCCAGTTCTTCTCGCGCTCGCAAGGCTGCCGGGCCTGGGATGCTGACGGCAACGAATACATCGACTTCATGTGCGCCTGGGGGCCGAACGTGCTCGGCTATCGCCATCCCGAGGTGGAGGCCGCAGCCCTTGCCCGCATCGACCAGGGCGACATCGGCAACGGCCCGACGGACACGATGGTCGAGCTCGCCGAACTGCTCGTCGACACGCTCGACCACGCCGACTGGACACTCTTCCAGAAGAACGGCACGGATGCGACGACGGTCTGCGTCACCGTCGCGCGTGCCTCCACCGGCCGCCGCAAGATCCTCGTCGCCCGTGGCGCCTATCATGGGGCCGTTCCGTGGTGCTCACCGTCGCTCATCGGTGTGACGACGGAGGATCGCGCCCATCTCATCCTCTTCGACTACAACAATATCGAAAGCCTCGACGCCGCCGTCGATGCGGCGGGTGATGATCTCGCGGGCATCCTGCTCACCGCCTTCCAGCACGATGTCGGCAAGGACCAGCATCTGCCGGAGGCCGACTTCCTCGCCCATGCCCGCACCGTCTGCGACCGCACGGGTGCCGCCCTCATTCTCGACGATGTGCGCGCGGGATTCCGCCTGGACGTCAGGGGAAGCTGGGCACGCTACGGCGTGAAGCCGGACCTCGCGGCCTATTCGAAGTCGATTGCCAACGGCTGGCCGCTCGCCGCAGTCGCGGGTGCGGACCGGTTCCGGGAGGGCGCCGGCAAGATCTTCACCACGGGTTCTTTCTGGTATGGCTCCGCCGCCATGGCTGCGGCCGTCGCCACGATCCGGATCCTGCGTGACAGCGACGCGCTCGCCCATACCGAAGCGATGGGCAACCGGTTCCGCGACGGCCTTGCGACGATCTCCGCCCGCCATGGCTTCACGCTCCGCCAGACAGGTCCGGTGCAGATGCCCATGGTCCTCTTCGACGGGGACCAGGACTTCAGGATCGGCAGTGCTTTCTGCGTGGCGGGCCTGCGCCATGGCATCTACCTTCACCCGAAGCACAACATGTTCCTGTGCGCCGCGCATACCGCGGAAGACATCGACCGGGCACTGGACGCCGCCGACGGCGCCTTCGCCGACATCGTCTCCGCCGGCATCCTCGCGGCCTGA
- a CDS encoding ABC transporter substrate-binding protein, translating to MQPAAAEERALVIARDMDVNSLDPARAWCDTCQIYNTSVYEQLVTLDKDNKVQPLIASSWEVNKEQTQLTFKLDPAAKFSDGSPVEAKDVKWSFERLKNIKGNGAFIADPISSIDIPDAQTVIVKLAAPNSEFLNQAAAGFLGIINSDVAGANGALADATAVDKDTSENWFLANSAGSGPFVLESYEPNAELRLKRNDNYWRKAPTIPQVVFRQVKDAVAQAQMLQSGSADIAMQIDPETAKTLEGSDIVVEKVPSYNFVYISLSPGAKANTVKLTPEVREAISIAIDRTSLIDFTVGGAGRAIATPIPLGFPGGDGHEIPAYNPDRAKELLAAAGAGDGFTLKSIYPDMNVYGVDFSLMMQKIQQDLAKVGITVELSPVPFANWREAANGDHIPLTAVFFAPDFFGTSQYVDVFGLSEGSVWAKRAGGEIDPSIINPQTGKLREQALAAATQEEAEKLWFEAGEQMAKARIIIPMVSPDLILAHSPSVKGVRYSACCNLPLAEISN from the coding sequence ATGCAGCCTGCAGCCGCCGAGGAGCGTGCGCTCGTCATCGCCCGCGATATGGACGTCAACTCGCTCGACCCGGCGCGCGCCTGGTGCGACACCTGCCAGATCTACAACACGTCGGTCTACGAGCAGCTGGTCACGCTCGACAAGGACAACAAGGTGCAGCCGTTGATCGCCTCGAGCTGGGAGGTCAACAAGGAACAGACCCAACTGACCTTCAAGCTCGACCCGGCGGCGAAATTCTCCGACGGTTCGCCCGTCGAGGCGAAGGATGTGAAATGGTCGTTCGAGCGATTGAAGAACATCAAGGGCAACGGCGCCTTCATCGCCGACCCGATCAGCTCCATCGACATTCCCGATGCACAGACGGTCATCGTCAAGCTCGCCGCGCCGAACTCTGAATTCCTCAACCAGGCGGCCGCGGGCTTCCTTGGCATCATCAACAGTGACGTCGCTGGCGCCAATGGTGCGCTCGCCGACGCGACGGCCGTCGATAAGGACACCTCGGAAAACTGGTTCCTCGCCAACTCCGCCGGCAGTGGGCCGTTCGTTCTCGAATCCTACGAGCCGAACGCGGAACTGCGCCTGAAGCGCAATGACAACTACTGGCGCAAGGCGCCGACGATCCCGCAGGTCGTCTTCCGCCAGGTCAAGGACGCAGTGGCGCAGGCGCAGATGCTGCAGTCGGGTTCGGCCGACATCGCCATGCAGATCGATCCGGAAACCGCCAAGACGCTCGAAGGCAGCGACATCGTGGTGGAGAAGGTGCCCTCCTACAACTTCGTCTACATTTCCCTCTCGCCGGGAGCGAAGGCCAACACCGTCAAGCTGACGCCCGAAGTGCGTGAAGCCATCTCGATCGCCATCGACCGGACATCGCTGATCGACTTCACCGTCGGCGGCGCCGGCCGCGCGATCGCCACGCCCATTCCGCTCGGCTTCCCCGGTGGCGATGGTCACGAGATCCCCGCCTATAACCCGGATCGCGCCAAGGAACTGCTTGCCGCGGCCGGTGCCGGCGATGGCTTCACGCTGAAGTCGATCTACCCGGACATGAACGTCTACGGCGTCGACTTCTCGCTGATGATGCAGAAGATCCAGCAGGACCTGGCAAAGGTCGGCATCACGGTGGAGCTGTCGCCGGTTCCCTTCGCCAACTGGCGTGAAGCGGCCAATGGCGACCACATTCCGCTAACCGCCGTCTTCTTCGCCCCCGACTTCTTCGGCACCTCGCAATATGTCGACGTCTTCGGCCTGTCTGAAGGTTCCGTCTGGGCGAAACGCGCCGGCGGCGAGATCGATCCGTCGATCATCAACCCGCAAACCGGCAAGCTGCGCGAACAGGCGCTTGCCGCCGCCACGCAGGAAGAGGCGGAAAAGCTGTGGTTCGAGGCCGGTGAGCAGATGGCAAAGGCCCGGATCATCATTCCGATGGTCAGCCCGGACCTCATCCTGGCGCATAGCCCGAGCGTCAAGGGCGTTCGCTACAGCGCCTGCTGCAACCTGCCACTCGCCGAAATCTCGAACTGA
- a CDS encoding ABC transporter permease codes for MSLKSLEGRLQGGVFLLSLGLFGLFWAALSAVKADPTVLPGPIDVAHVFWSELVAGRLPRALLATLLRVAVAFSLAMAAGCLLGFLLGRYRVFDRWVDPWVTIFLNLPALVLIVLCYLWIGLNELAAIVAVTLNKTAMVLITVRQGVRSFDPALDDLAFVSRLSRGERFRHLVLPQLGPWLAVAARNGVAVIWKIVLVVEFLGRSSGVGFRIHLYFQQFQTAHVIAYSIAFVGVMMVVEHAIIQPWEARSVRWKSNADRGF; via the coding sequence ATGTCGCTAAAGAGCCTCGAAGGTCGTCTCCAAGGAGGTGTGTTCCTTCTATCCCTCGGCCTGTTCGGATTGTTCTGGGCAGCGCTCTCGGCCGTCAAAGCCGATCCGACCGTCCTCCCGGGGCCGATCGATGTGGCGCATGTCTTCTGGTCGGAGCTTGTCGCCGGGCGGCTGCCGCGGGCGCTGTTGGCAACGCTGCTGCGCGTGGCGGTCGCGTTCAGCCTCGCAATGGCGGCGGGTTGCCTGCTCGGCTTCCTCCTGGGGCGATACCGGGTGTTCGACCGATGGGTCGATCCATGGGTGACGATCTTCCTGAACCTGCCTGCACTTGTTCTGATCGTGCTCTGCTATCTCTGGATCGGGCTCAACGAGCTTGCGGCGATCGTCGCCGTCACGCTCAACAAGACGGCGATGGTTCTGATCACGGTGCGGCAGGGCGTGCGGTCCTTCGATCCGGCGCTGGATGATCTGGCATTCGTCTCACGGCTGTCGCGCGGCGAGCGATTTCGCCATCTTGTCCTGCCACAACTGGGGCCATGGCTGGCGGTGGCCGCGCGCAATGGTGTCGCTGTCATCTGGAAAATCGTTCTTGTCGTCGAGTTCCTGGGCCGCTCCAGTGGCGTCGGCTTTCGCATCCATCTGTATTTCCAACAGTTCCAGACCGCCCACGTGATCGCCTATTCCATCGCGTTTGTCGGCGTCATGATGGTCGTGGAACACGCAATCATCCAGCCATGGGAGGCCCGCTCCGTCCGCTGGAAAAGCAACGCCGACCGTGGCTTCTGA
- a CDS encoding aminotransferase class IV, producing the protein MSYTDHIFTDYRRRVKELEASDNPFAKGIAYIAGEYVPLNEARIPILDQGFLHSDLTYDVPAVWNGRFFRLDDHLDRFEKSCAQLRLKSPLPRQEIRDRLVEMVAKSGIRDAYVMLIVTRGLRFVRQYAPEECDNFCYLMVMPYLWVMDEATQKTGGTAVITRTVRRVPPGAIDPTVKNLQWGDFTRGLLEARDRGAMYPILTDGDANLTEGSGFNVILIKDGKLYTPKKGVLEGVTRKSVLAIAETLGYPYTIDDVPVELAYQCDEILFVTTAGGVMPITTLDGQPVGDGNVGPISKALWKGYWDAHADPSVSFAVHY; encoded by the coding sequence ATGTCCTACACGGACCACATCTTCACAGACTATCGCCGGCGCGTGAAAGAGCTCGAGGCCAGCGACAACCCGTTCGCCAAGGGCATCGCCTATATCGCGGGAGAATATGTGCCGCTCAACGAGGCGCGCATTCCGATCCTCGACCAGGGTTTTTTGCATTCCGACCTGACCTATGACGTACCCGCCGTCTGGAACGGCCGGTTCTTCCGCCTCGACGATCACCTCGACCGGTTCGAGAAGAGCTGTGCACAACTGCGTCTGAAAAGCCCGCTGCCGCGGCAGGAAATCCGTGACCGGCTCGTCGAAATGGTGGCGAAAAGCGGCATCCGAGACGCCTATGTCATGCTGATCGTGACGCGCGGCCTGCGGTTCGTGCGCCAGTATGCGCCGGAGGAGTGCGACAATTTCTGCTACCTCATGGTCATGCCCTATCTCTGGGTGATGGACGAGGCGACGCAGAAGACCGGCGGCACCGCCGTCATCACCCGCACGGTGCGCCGCGTGCCGCCAGGCGCAATCGACCCCACCGTCAAGAACCTGCAATGGGGCGATTTCACCCGCGGCCTGCTGGAGGCACGCGATCGCGGCGCCATGTACCCGATCCTGACCGACGGCGACGCAAACCTCACCGAAGGCTCCGGCTTCAACGTAATCCTGATCAAGGACGGCAAGCTCTACACGCCGAAGAAGGGGGTTCTGGAGGGGGTCACACGCAAGTCGGTGCTCGCCATCGCCGAAACGCTCGGCTACCCCTACACGATCGACGACGTGCCGGTGGAACTCGCCTACCAGTGCGACGAAATCCTGTTCGTAACAACCGCAGGCGGCGTCATGCCGATCACCACGCTCGACGGCCAGCCGGTCGGCGACGGCAATGTCGGCCCCATCAGCAAGGCGCTTTGGAAGGGGTACTGGGATGCTCATGCTGATCCCTCGGTAAGTTTTGCAGTCCACTACTGA